The Candidatus Hydrogenedentota bacterium genome has a segment encoding these proteins:
- a CDS encoding PAS domain-containing protein, with translation MLHVSIRLKIIGIAVLTIALYGGLDFLLQRTVIQPSFKELEREQARRDMARCVQALRREAQHLSQFCLDWSARDDTYDYAAAPAAVYEERNLTAETFRDNKLNLLYIVHASGKVIWGDVYDLESEQPISLPDFSRTSWGSGHPLLRHAKAESTISGILLTSRGPMLVASQPIVRGDLSGEIQGAVVMGRFLDEAYLGLLSEQTQVRMRLVPLDAAPPSQDAPATLRLALQGPFDIREAGQRLEVAAVIPDAYGKPAFRLLSETPRETMAEGAAAMRLHALGAVASGLLVLLLLLLLLRQLVIDPLSRVTAHVGRIAESGELLTAADAGRLDEFGQLSQAFNRMVERLRHDNEVRAQAQDALRESEQRFQNLLTSLDDVVWSATLDAGSLLYMNPAAEVLFGRPPAELGQHMDAFARYVHPDYRDVVAEKRCFLRASDHVEMEYPIIRASGEVRWVRDRRTVVSDERGRRLRIVGVLSDITDLKLMYETMSRNRHLAELGEAGASVAHEIRNPLAGISGALQVIRTSLPAEDPRREAIREALEQVARVEKSVQQLLLYSRPWEPKWRREEVRAWLRGVCAAIRDRHGLRDGDIVVAEGPDFSASFDPALMEQVLENLVQNAHQAMPGGGRVTIEATETGAGFRVEVRDFGPGIAEADLPHIFEPFFTTKARGTGLGLSICRRILEAHGGSIQAVNIDGGGTKVVLQLPGREQP, from the coding sequence GTGCTTCACGTGTCTATCCGGCTCAAGATCATCGGTATCGCGGTGCTGACGATTGCGCTCTACGGGGGGCTGGATTTTTTGCTGCAACGGACGGTGATTCAACCGAGTTTCAAGGAACTGGAGCGAGAACAAGCACGGCGGGACATGGCACGCTGTGTGCAGGCGTTGCGGCGAGAAGCCCAGCACTTGAGTCAATTCTGTCTTGACTGGTCGGCCCGGGACGACACGTACGACTACGCGGCAGCGCCGGCCGCGGTCTATGAGGAACGCAACCTGACCGCGGAGACTTTCAGGGACAATAAGCTGAATCTGCTCTACATCGTGCATGCTTCCGGGAAGGTGATATGGGGGGATGTCTATGACCTTGAGTCCGAACAGCCCATCTCGCTGCCGGACTTCTCGAGGACTTCATGGGGGAGCGGCCATCCGCTCTTGCGGCATGCGAAGGCTGAAAGCACCATCTCGGGCATCCTTCTGACCAGTCGCGGCCCCATGCTGGTGGCGTCGCAGCCCATCGTGCGCGGCGACCTGAGTGGGGAAATCCAAGGCGCGGTGGTCATGGGCCGGTTTCTGGATGAGGCGTACCTGGGTCTGCTGTCGGAGCAGACGCAGGTGCGGATGCGGCTAGTCCCGCTGGATGCGGCGCCGCCTTCGCAAGACGCCCCTGCGACACTGCGGCTTGCTCTGCAGGGCCCGTTCGACATTCGAGAGGCAGGTCAACGCCTGGAAGTGGCGGCGGTTATTCCCGATGCCTATGGCAAGCCTGCATTTCGTCTGCTTTCGGAGACGCCCCGGGAGACGATGGCGGAAGGGGCGGCGGCCATGCGCCTCCACGCGTTGGGCGCTGTCGCCTCCGGGCTGCTGGTGCTGTTGCTGTTGCTGCTGCTGCTGCGCCAGTTGGTCATCGACCCGCTTTCTCGCGTGACGGCGCACGTGGGCCGCATTGCGGAGAGCGGCGAGTTGTTGACGGCAGCGGATGCGGGGCGTTTGGACGAATTCGGGCAGTTGTCGCAAGCCTTCAATCGTATGGTCGAACGGTTGCGCCACGACAACGAAGTCCGCGCGCAAGCGCAAGACGCGTTACGCGAAAGCGAACAACGTTTCCAGAACCTGTTGACGTCCCTGGATGATGTAGTCTGGTCCGCGACGTTGGACGCGGGCTCATTGCTCTATATGAATCCCGCGGCGGAGGTGCTGTTCGGGCGCCCCCCCGCCGAACTGGGGCAGCATATGGATGCCTTCGCGCGCTACGTCCACCCGGATTATCGCGACGTGGTGGCGGAAAAACGCTGCTTCTTGCGTGCGTCGGACCACGTGGAGATGGAATACCCGATCATCCGGGCCAGCGGCGAGGTCCGGTGGGTCCGCGACCGGCGCACCGTGGTCAGCGACGAGCGCGGGCGGCGCCTGCGCATCGTCGGCGTGCTGAGCGATATCACGGACCTGAAACTCATGTACGAGACGATGAGCCGCAACCGGCACCTTGCCGAACTCGGGGAAGCGGGCGCGTCGGTGGCGCATGAAATCCGCAATCCCCTGGCGGGAATCAGCGGGGCGCTGCAAGTCATACGGACCAGCCTGCCGGCCGAGGACCCGCGGCGCGAGGCAATCCGGGAAGCGCTCGAGCAAGTCGCGCGTGTCGAAAAATCCGTGCAGCAGCTGCTACTCTATTCACGGCCATGGGAGCCGAAATGGCGCCGGGAAGAGGTGCGCGCGTGGTTGCGCGGCGTCTGCGCGGCCATCCGCGACCGGCACGGTCTTCGGGACGGCGATATCGTCGTGGCGGAGGGTCCTGACTTCAGCGCATCCTTCGACCCCGCGCTGATGGAGCAAGTGCTGGAAAACTTGGTCCAGAACGCGCATCAGGCCATGCCGGGCGGCGGCCGCGTCACGATTGAGGCGACGGAGACGGGCGCGGGTTTCCGGGTCGAGGTGCGCGACTTCGGGCCCGGCATAGCCGAGGCCGATTTGCCGCACATTTTCGAGCCCTTCTTTACGACGAAGGCCCGGGGTACCGGGCTCGGTCTCTCGATTTGCCGCCGCATCCTGGAGGCGCACGGTGGCTCCATCCAAGCGGTGAATATCGACGGCGGCGGCACGAAAGTGGTTCTGCAACTGCCAGGACGGGAACAACCATGA
- a CDS encoding sigma-54-dependent Fis family transcriptional regulator: protein MNARILVVDDEKLIRWSLRERLTADGHEMLEAGDMATALSLLRDHPVDLALIDLRLPDGDGIHLMRQALRLRPDLTVLIITAHSSIQNAVDAMKSGAYDYVSKPFDMDELSFAVRRAIENQALRRTLSAEIDQKKKRFGIASLIGDSGKSRAIKDIVCRVAASDSTTVLLLGETGSGKDMIARAIHYESARVEKPFMNITCTAMPETLIESELFGYEEGAFTNAKGQKAGLFELAHNGTVFLDEIGDMPAHLQAKLLRVLEDKTFRRIGGTGDIHVDCRVIAATNRDLAHMIEEGKFREDLYYRLSTVPILLPPLRERAEDIPQLAAHFLEVYSRKLGRMFDGFSEAAMNKLLAYCWPGNVRELRNVIERAVLLSLGETIGEHDVVLGRAEGAAHARKYPVILPPGGVKLSEVEQCLVEQALERTGGNQTQAAALLGISRDQMRYKLEKYHVETE from the coding sequence ATGAACGCGCGAATCCTCGTGGTCGATGACGAGAAGCTCATCCGCTGGTCCTTGCGGGAACGGCTCACCGCGGACGGGCATGAAATGCTGGAAGCGGGCGATATGGCGACCGCGCTGAGCCTGCTGCGGGACCACCCGGTGGACCTCGCGCTCATCGACCTCCGATTGCCCGACGGCGACGGCATTCACCTCATGCGTCAGGCGCTCCGGTTGCGGCCGGACCTGACGGTCTTGATCATTACGGCCCACTCGTCGATCCAGAACGCGGTCGATGCCATGAAATCCGGCGCGTACGACTACGTGAGCAAGCCGTTCGACATGGATGAACTTTCCTTCGCGGTCCGCCGGGCCATCGAGAATCAGGCGCTGCGCCGGACCCTGTCCGCGGAAATCGACCAGAAGAAGAAACGGTTCGGCATCGCGAGCCTGATCGGGGACAGCGGGAAATCGCGCGCCATCAAGGACATCGTCTGCCGGGTCGCGGCGAGCGATTCGACGACGGTGCTGCTGCTGGGCGAAACGGGCAGCGGCAAGGACATGATCGCGCGGGCCATCCACTACGAGTCGGCGCGCGTCGAGAAGCCGTTCATGAATATCACCTGCACGGCCATGCCGGAAACGCTCATCGAATCGGAACTGTTCGGGTACGAAGAGGGGGCCTTCACGAACGCCAAGGGCCAGAAGGCGGGCCTGTTCGAGCTTGCCCATAACGGGACGGTATTCCTCGACGAGATCGGCGACATGCCGGCTCACCTGCAGGCCAAGCTGTTGCGGGTCCTCGAAGACAAGACCTTCCGCCGCATCGGCGGCACGGGGGACATCCACGTGGATTGCCGGGTGATTGCGGCGACAAACCGCGACCTGGCGCACATGATCGAGGAGGGAAAATTCCGGGAGGATTTGTATTACCGGTTGAGCACCGTTCCGATCCTGCTGCCGCCATTACGCGAACGGGCAGAGGACATACCGCAGCTGGCGGCCCACTTTCTCGAAGTCTATAGCCGGAAACTCGGGCGGATGTTCGACGGGTTTTCGGAGGCCGCGATGAACAAGCTGCTCGCCTATTGCTGGCCGGGGAATGTGCGCGAACTGCGCAATGTCATCGAGCGCGCCGTGCTGCTCAGCCTTGGCGAAACCATCGGCGAGCACGACGTTGTCCTGGGCCGGGCCGAAGGCGCCGCCCATGCGCGAAAATACCCCGTAATCCTGCCGCCGGGCGGCGTGAAACTCAGCGAAGTCGAGCAATGCCTCGTGGAACAGGCCCTGGAGCGGACCGGGGGCAATCAGACCCAGGCCGCAGCCCTGCTGGGCATCTCGCGCGACCAAATGCGCTACAAGCTTGAGAAGTATCACGTCGAGACGGAGTAG
- a CDS encoding type II secretion system protein, which translates to MSRPEALKRNDAGMTLIELMFACGILALAFSMIFGSLISMSVLGRVAESRTQAATVLASVMEEIRGIPFDDVLQYTPPDFEGPGVGHSITVECAAAGGSEGEGPAMVALPLAADFGGKLTNPLEVRVTITWRETSGHTFRASASVLKEK; encoded by the coding sequence ATGAGTAGACCGGAAGCCTTGAAGCGTAACGACGCGGGCATGACGCTTATCGAACTCATGTTTGCCTGCGGCATTCTCGCGCTGGCCTTTTCCATGATTTTCGGTTCGCTGATCAGCATGTCCGTTCTGGGCCGGGTCGCGGAAAGCCGGACGCAGGCGGCCACGGTTCTGGCCAGCGTGATGGAGGAAATAAGGGGGATCCCGTTTGACGATGTGCTGCAATACACGCCGCCGGATTTTGAAGGTCCCGGGGTGGGCCACAGCATCACGGTGGAATGCGCGGCCGCGGGCGGCTCCGAAGGCGAGGGCCCCGCGATGGTGGCGTTGCCGCTGGCCGCGGATTTCGGCGGGAAGTTGACGAATCCGCTCGAAGTGCGGGTGACCATTACGTGGCGCGAAACAAGCGGCCATACGTTTCGCGCCTCGGCCTCGGTGCTGAAGGAGAAATGA
- a CDS encoding prepilin-type N-terminal cleavage/methylation domain-containing protein produces MRNAGMTLLEIMFAVAIFTVIMGALFGMALSFGETATVQNEKATAHDEARRALQALVPDLHQAARSSINWAELPGESLTYRVAADVDGNGAAVNSSNRLELSAPRVIQRDLEDLNGDGLTAGQLIAVSGGAMRVLANNVSPESEQANADGVFGDSEDTNGNGFQDRGIWFEPWGRGLRVTIQTQGEDRRGRPLRVTLQEVVFPRN; encoded by the coding sequence ATGCGGAACGCAGGCATGACCTTGCTTGAAATCATGTTCGCCGTGGCCATTTTCACGGTGATCATGGGCGCGTTGTTTGGCATGGCCCTGAGCTTCGGCGAGACGGCTACGGTCCAGAACGAGAAGGCCACGGCGCACGACGAGGCGCGCCGGGCGCTCCAGGCGCTGGTCCCGGACCTGCACCAGGCGGCGCGTTCCTCCATCAATTGGGCGGAACTGCCCGGCGAGTCGCTGACTTATCGCGTTGCGGCGGACGTAGACGGAAACGGCGCCGCCGTGAATAGCAGCAACCGTCTGGAGTTGAGTGCGCCCCGCGTGATTCAACGGGACTTGGAGGACTTGAACGGGGACGGGCTTACGGCAGGCCAGCTGATAGCGGTCAGCGGCGGCGCGATGCGCGTCCTGGCCAACAATGTCTCGCCCGAATCGGAGCAGGCGAACGCGGACGGCGTTTTTGGAGACAGCGAGGACACCAACGGCAACGGTTTCCAGGACCGCGGCATCTGGTTCGAGCCCTGGGGCCGCGGATTACGCGTGACGATTCAGACGCAAGGGGAAGACCGGCGCGGCCGTCCGCTGCGCGTCACCTTGCAGGAAGTCGTCTTTCCGAGGAATTAG